Proteins encoded together in one Dechloromonas sp. HYN0024 window:
- a CDS encoding protein rep produces the protein MNIPGLNAIAQGGNCDDPGSRRHDLLPRPRYWFAPWLSPGLHVLGRCWVQKMTLSAAPHTTLGTYTKSIHAVRKAARNNDPEWADRKSKQQAGRYALMRTAQGLLWKKGNEWKEQNRTCWCCRSMKRDTGTVSVYRNDDGSGASLTGLNRCGNIWTCPVCAAKVAETRRAELSAALVSHLGNQGAAYLLTLTFPHEADHPMAELLEKFTNARQRLQNSRTWKNIMRDAGRLGSVASLEVTISQENGWHPHLHLLIFANANGFAEGDPMNEQGDLISTAIIELKHAWVNILLKTGLGDQRKLADMLQHALNVRGGNQAAEYIAKYGRDERWGQSSEMTRHYAKQGSAGERDGLLHFTPFQLLTWAGNGDEWATRKFIEYSEAIEGKRAVTWSPGLKKALLGNDDQRTDEEIAADDSVMPEQLHVGDLEQDQYQVLFRHNRLPDFIRYVANSATCQEDLDDYINAIKSTPATHSGAVVIKGAFAGHYMVQ, from the coding sequence TGCATGTGCTCGGCCGCTGTTGGGTGCAAAAAATGACCCTCTCAGCAGCGCCGCATACAACTCTCGGTACTTACACGAAATCGATACACGCGGTCCGCAAGGCAGCGCGGAATAACGATCCTGAGTGGGCCGATAGAAAATCGAAACAGCAGGCCGGCCGCTATGCGCTGATGCGCACCGCCCAGGGCCTGCTGTGGAAGAAGGGCAACGAGTGGAAAGAGCAGAACCGGACCTGCTGGTGCTGCCGTTCCATGAAACGCGATACCGGCACCGTGTCCGTGTACCGCAACGACGACGGCAGCGGGGCCAGCCTGACCGGCCTGAATCGCTGCGGAAACATCTGGACCTGTCCGGTGTGCGCCGCCAAGGTGGCCGAAACCCGCCGCGCTGAACTATCCGCCGCCTTGGTTTCGCACCTGGGCAACCAGGGCGCAGCCTACCTCCTGACGCTGACCTTTCCGCATGAAGCCGATCACCCGATGGCCGAACTGCTCGAAAAGTTCACCAACGCTCGGCAGCGCCTGCAAAATTCACGCACCTGGAAGAACATCATGCGCGACGCCGGCCGCCTGGGCAGTGTCGCCTCCCTCGAAGTGACGATATCGCAGGAAAACGGCTGGCATCCCCACCTGCACCTGCTGATCTTCGCCAACGCCAACGGATTCGCCGAGGGCGACCCGATGAACGAGCAAGGCGATTTGATATCGACGGCCATCATCGAGCTTAAGCATGCCTGGGTGAATATCCTTCTGAAAACCGGCCTGGGCGACCAGCGCAAACTGGCCGACATGCTGCAACACGCGCTCAACGTCAGGGGCGGCAACCAGGCGGCGGAATACATCGCCAAGTATGGCCGCGACGAACGGTGGGGCCAGTCGTCCGAAATGACCAGGCACTACGCCAAACAGGGCAGTGCAGGGGAGCGCGACGGCCTGCTGCACTTCACGCCGTTTCAGCTGCTGACCTGGGCCGGCAACGGTGATGAATGGGCAACCCGGAAATTCATTGAATACTCGGAAGCTATCGAAGGAAAACGCGCTGTCACCTGGTCCCCAGGCTTGAAAAAAGCACTCCTGGGCAATGACGACCAGCGAACCGACGAAGAAATCGCCGCTGATGATTCCGTGATGCCTGAGCAGCTGCATGTGGGCGATCTTGAACAGGATCAATACCAGGTGCTGTTCCGCCACAACCGCCTGCCCGACTTTATCCGCTATGTAGCGAACTCAGCCACCTGCCAGGAAGACCTGGACGACTACATCAACGCGATCAAATCAACCCCCGCGACGCATTCCGGCGCTGTCGTGATTAAGGGCGCTTTCGCCGGCCACTACATGGTGCAGTGA